A window of the Pseudomonas gozinkensis genome harbors these coding sequences:
- the nadD gene encoding nicotinate-nucleotide adenylyltransferase — MASCAARRRSDLSDLDLKAPKPGKKSRPRRIGVLGGTFDPVHVGHLRGALEVAEALGLDELRMMPSARPPHRDTPQVSAQDRLAMVECAVAGVPPLVVDARELQRDKPSWTIDTLESLRAEMAAETQVFLLLGWDAFCGLPTWHRWEELLQHCHILVLQRPDADSEPPDALRNLLAARSVSDPLALKGPSGQIAFVWQTPLAVSATQIRQLLASGKSVRFLVPDAVLAYIDAHGLYRASN, encoded by the coding sequence ATGGCCAGTTGCGCGGCCAGGCGACGGTCTGACTTGTCCGACCTCGACCTGAAAGCGCCGAAACCCGGCAAGAAGTCCCGTCCCCGGCGCATTGGCGTACTGGGCGGGACATTCGACCCGGTGCACGTCGGCCATTTGCGTGGGGCGCTGGAAGTTGCCGAAGCGCTGGGGCTCGATGAGCTGCGCATGATGCCCAGCGCCCGGCCGCCGCACCGCGATACGCCGCAGGTGTCGGCGCAGGATCGGCTGGCAATGGTTGAATGTGCGGTGGCCGGTGTGCCGCCGCTGGTGGTGGACGCCCGCGAATTGCAGCGGGACAAACCGTCCTGGACCATCGATACCCTGGAGTCGCTGCGGGCCGAAATGGCCGCCGAGACCCAGGTTTTTCTGCTTCTGGGCTGGGACGCATTTTGCGGCCTGCCCACTTGGCACCGCTGGGAAGAGTTGCTCCAGCATTGCCACATCCTGGTGCTACAGCGCCCGGACGCCGACAGCGAACCGCCGGATGCCTTGCGCAACCTGCTGGCAGCGCGTTCGGTGAGCGACCCGCTGGCCCTGAAGGGGCCGAGCGGACAGATTGCATTCGTCTGGCAGACACCGCTCGCGGTTTCCGCCACCCAGATCCGTCAACTGCTGGCCAGCGGTAAGTCGGTACGTTTCCTGGTGCCCGACGCGGTCCTGGCCTACATCGATGCGCACGGTCTGTACCGTGCGTCGAACTGA
- a CDS encoding bifunctional DedA family/phosphatase PAP2 family protein, producing the protein MGPWLDSVTGWLAANPQWLAAAVFVVACVECLAIAGLIVPGTVLLFAVAVLAGSGALSLSETLLLGFLGGILGDVISYFLGRHFHQNIRRLPGLRHHPEWMAGAETYFQRYGIASLLVGRFIGPLRPMLPMVAGMCDMPFPRFAAVSLLAAAGWSLAYLLPGWATGAAIRLPLPEGFWLQAGIVAGSIAVMVGLSANSSLRRHRRAAIWIGSMSLLILIGLFIGYPYLTALDQGVMTLVQEHRRPALDEVAVVFTLIGEFRNMLLFSALLTALLLLCRQWRHAIFVGGTLLVTALANTGTKLFFARVRPEVLTDPLTSYSMPSGHASGSFALFLALAVLAGRGQPPRLRLTWLLLGCIPALAISLSRVYLGAHWPTDVLAGAMLAACVCAAGLWLSQRRAPLGAMPQKVWWLVLPALVALFGFFVLRHLPHTLLRYAY; encoded by the coding sequence ATGGGCCCATGGCTCGATAGCGTGACCGGGTGGCTGGCCGCCAATCCGCAGTGGCTGGCCGCTGCAGTGTTTGTCGTGGCCTGTGTGGAATGCCTGGCGATTGCCGGCTTGATCGTGCCCGGCACGGTGCTGCTGTTTGCCGTGGCGGTGCTGGCCGGCAGCGGTGCACTGTCGTTGAGCGAAACCCTGTTGCTGGGTTTTCTCGGCGGGATTCTCGGTGATGTGATTTCGTACTTCCTCGGTCGCCACTTCCACCAGAACATCCGGCGCCTGCCGGGCCTGCGCCATCACCCGGAATGGATGGCCGGCGCCGAGACCTATTTCCAGCGCTACGGCATCGCCAGCCTGCTGGTCGGGCGCTTCATCGGCCCATTGCGGCCGATGCTGCCGATGGTCGCCGGAATGTGCGACATGCCCTTCCCGCGCTTCGCGGCCGTGAGTCTGCTGGCGGCGGCCGGCTGGAGTCTGGCGTACCTGCTGCCGGGCTGGGCCACCGGTGCGGCGATTCGCCTGCCATTGCCGGAAGGTTTCTGGCTGCAGGCCGGGATCGTTGCCGGCAGCATCGCCGTGATGGTCGGCCTGAGCGCCAACAGCAGCCTGCGCCGCCATCGCCGGGCAGCGATCTGGATCGGCAGCATGAGCCTGTTGATCCTGATCGGCTTGTTCATCGGTTACCCGTATCTGACCGCCCTCGATCAGGGCGTCATGACCCTGGTACAGGAACACCGCCGCCCGGCGCTGGATGAGGTGGCAGTGGTTTTCACCCTTATCGGTGAATTCCGCAACATGCTGTTGTTCAGCGCCCTGCTGACAGCGCTGTTGTTACTGTGCCGTCAGTGGCGCCATGCGATTTTCGTGGGCGGTACCCTGCTCGTTACGGCCCTGGCCAATACCGGGACCAAACTGTTTTTCGCCCGGGTACGCCCGGAAGTACTGACCGATCCACTCACCAGCTACAGCATGCCCAGCGGCCATGCGTCCGGATCGTTCGCGCTGTTCCTGGCGCTCGCCGTGCTGGCCGGACGCGGGCAACCGCCGCGCCTGCGCCTGACCTGGCTGTTGCTTGGTTGTATACCGGCGCTGGCCATTTCCCTGTCACGGGTGTATCTGGGCGCGCACTGGCCAACAGATGTCCTGGCCGGTGCCATGCTCGCTGCCTGCGTGTGCGCAGCGGGCCTGTGGCTCAGCCAACGCCGTGCCCCTCTGGGTGCTATGCCGCAGAAAGTCTGGTGGCTGGTTTTGCCGGCGCTGGTCGCTCTGTTTGGTTTCTTCGTATTGCGACACCTGCCACACACCCTGCTTCGATACGCCTATTGA
- a CDS encoding DNA-3-methyladenine glycosylase, giving the protein MSNLTVRATSARQPVGLADAFFDRDAQTLARDLLGKVIRHRVGDLWLSARIIETEAYYCEEKGSHASLGYTEKRKALFLDGGHIYMYYARGGDSLNFSAQGPGNAVLIKSAYPWVDEISGPASLAQMLLNNPDAQGRPRPSQKLCAGQTLLCKALGLKVPMWDAKRFDHEILLVEDTGPAPTHMIQTTRLGIPHGRDEHLMYRFVDAAYAQWCTRNPLRRGQVEGRDYFLL; this is encoded by the coding sequence ATGTCCAACCTGACCGTTCGCGCCACCTCCGCGCGCCAGCCTGTGGGCCTTGCGGACGCCTTTTTCGACCGAGACGCCCAGACGCTGGCCCGCGATCTGCTCGGCAAAGTCATCCGCCACCGCGTCGGCGATTTGTGGCTCAGCGCCCGGATCATCGAAACCGAAGCGTATTACTGCGAAGAAAAAGGCAGCCACGCGTCCCTCGGCTACACAGAAAAGCGTAAGGCTTTGTTTCTGGACGGCGGCCACATCTATATGTACTACGCCCGTGGCGGCGATTCGCTGAACTTCAGCGCGCAGGGTCCGGGCAACGCGGTGCTGATCAAATCGGCCTATCCATGGGTCGACGAGATCAGCGGCCCGGCCAGTCTGGCGCAGATGCTATTGAACAACCCCGATGCTCAGGGTCGACCGCGTCCGTCGCAAAAGCTCTGCGCCGGGCAGACATTGCTCTGCAAGGCGCTGGGACTGAAAGTGCCGATGTGGGATGCCAAACGCTTCGACCATGAAATCCTGCTGGTGGAAGACACCGGCCCCGCGCCGACCCATATGATTCAAACAACCCGCCTGGGCATTCCCCACGGCCGCGACGAACACTTGATGTATCGCTTCGTCGATGCCGCCTATGCCCAGTGGTGCACGCGGAACCCGCTGCGTCGTGGTCAGGTCGAAGGTCGCGATTATTTTCTGCTGTGA
- a CDS encoding glutamate-5-semialdehyde dehydrogenase — protein MTESVLDYMTRLGRAAREASRVIGRASTAQKNRALLAAANALDAARAELAAANEQDLAAGRANGLEPSLLERLELTPARIDGMIVGLRQVAALPDPVGAIRDMSFRPSGIQVGKMRVPLGVIGIIYESRPNVTIDAASLCLKSGNATILRGGSEAIHSNRAIAACIQRGLAEAELPAAVVQVVETTDRAAVGALITMPEYVDVIVPRGGRGLIERISRDARVPVIKHLDGICHVYVSEHADLSKAQRIAFNAKTYRYGICGAMETLLVDQSVAKDFLPSMARQFREKGVEMRGCERTRAIIEAVAATEEDWSTEYLAPILSIRVVDGLDQAIEHINHFGSHHTDSIVSENLADTRQFVAQVDSASVMINTPTCFADGFEYGLGAEIGISTDKLHARGPVGLEGLTCEKYIVVGDGQLRGQATV, from the coding sequence ATGACTGAGTCCGTTCTTGACTACATGACCCGATTGGGTCGCGCCGCCCGCGAAGCCTCCCGCGTCATCGGCCGTGCCAGCACCGCGCAGAAAAACCGCGCCCTGCTGGCTGCCGCCAATGCCCTGGACGCTGCCCGCGCCGAGCTTGCGGCAGCCAATGAACAGGATCTGGCCGCCGGTCGCGCCAACGGTCTGGAGCCTTCGCTGCTGGAACGTCTGGAACTGACCCCGGCGCGCATCGACGGCATGATCGTCGGTCTGCGTCAGGTCGCAGCGCTGCCGGATCCCGTGGGTGCGATCCGCGACATGAGCTTCCGTCCGTCGGGTATTCAGGTCGGCAAGATGCGTGTACCGCTGGGCGTGATCGGGATCATCTACGAATCCCGTCCCAACGTGACCATCGATGCCGCCAGCCTGTGCCTGAAGTCCGGCAACGCGACCATCCTGCGCGGTGGTTCCGAGGCGATTCATTCCAACCGCGCGATTGCCGCCTGCATCCAGCGCGGTCTGGCCGAAGCCGAACTGCCGGCCGCCGTGGTGCAAGTGGTGGAAACCACTGACCGTGCCGCCGTTGGCGCGCTGATCACCATGCCCGAGTACGTAGACGTGATCGTACCGCGCGGTGGCCGTGGTCTGATCGAGCGCATCAGCCGTGACGCCCGGGTGCCGGTGATCAAGCACCTGGACGGCATCTGCCACGTCTATGTCAGCGAACACGCCGATCTGTCGAAAGCCCAGCGCATCGCCTTCAATGCCAAAACCTATCGCTATGGCATCTGCGGTGCGATGGAGACTTTGCTGGTCGATCAAAGTGTTGCGAAGGATTTCCTGCCGTCGATGGCCAGGCAGTTCCGCGAGAAAGGCGTCGAAATGCGTGGTTGCGAACGTACCCGGGCGATCATTGAAGCGGTAGCGGCGACCGAAGAAGACTGGAGCACCGAGTACCTGGCGCCGATTCTGTCGATCCGCGTGGTGGATGGCCTGGATCAGGCCATCGAACACATCAACCATTTCGGCTCCCATCACACCGACTCGATCGTCAGCGAAAACCTCGCCGACACCCGCCAGTTCGTGGCTCAGGTCGACTCGGCGTCGGTCATGATCAACACCCCGACCTGCTTCGCCGACGGATTCGAATACGGATTGGGTGCCGAGATCGGCATTTCTACTGATAAGCTGCACGCCCGTGGCCCGGTGGGCCTCGAAGGACTGACCTGCGAGAAGTACATCGTGGTCGGTGATGGCCAGTTGCGCGGCCAGGCGACGGTCTGA
- the rodA gene encoding rod shape-determining protein RodA, with product MRRRATLLQRLHIDGPLLVLLLILAAGSLFVLYSASGKSWDLLGKQATSFGIGLVSMIIIAQFEPRFMARWVPLGYVVGVVLLLVVDIMGHNAMGATRWINIPGVIRFQPSEFMKILMPATIAWYLSKRTLPPQLKHVGISLLLIGVPFALIVRQPDLGTSLLILAGGAFVLFMGGLRWRWILSVLAAAIPVSVAMWFFIMHDYQKQRILTFLDPESDPLGTGWNIIQSKAAIGSGGVFGKGWLLGTQSHLDFLPESHTDFIIAVLGEEFGLVGICALLLIYLLLIGRGLVITAQAQTLFGKLLAGALTMTFFVYVFVNIGMVSGLLPVVGVPLPFISYGGTSLVTLLSAFGVLMSIHTHRKWIAQV from the coding sequence ATGCGTCGCCGGGCGACGCTGCTGCAACGTTTGCATATCGATGGCCCTTTGTTGGTCCTGCTGCTGATCCTCGCAGCCGGCAGCCTGTTTGTGCTGTATTCGGCCAGCGGCAAGAGCTGGGATCTGCTGGGTAAACAAGCCACTTCGTTCGGCATCGGTCTGGTGTCGATGATCATCATTGCCCAGTTCGAGCCTCGGTTCATGGCGCGCTGGGTACCGCTCGGCTACGTGGTCGGGGTGGTGCTCCTGCTGGTGGTGGACATCATGGGCCACAACGCCATGGGGGCGACCCGCTGGATCAACATCCCCGGGGTGATCCGCTTCCAGCCCTCGGAGTTCATGAAAATCCTGATGCCGGCGACCATCGCCTGGTATCTGTCCAAACGCACTTTGCCGCCGCAGCTCAAGCATGTCGGCATCAGTCTGCTGCTGATCGGTGTGCCGTTCGCCCTGATCGTACGTCAACCCGATCTCGGCACTTCGCTGCTGATTCTGGCCGGTGGCGCCTTCGTACTGTTTATGGGCGGGCTGCGCTGGCGCTGGATTCTCAGCGTACTGGCGGCGGCGATTCCGGTGTCGGTGGCGATGTGGTTTTTCATCATGCACGACTACCAGAAACAGCGGATCCTGACGTTCCTCGACCCGGAAAGCGATCCGCTGGGCACTGGCTGGAACATCATTCAGTCGAAAGCCGCCATCGGTTCCGGTGGCGTATTCGGCAAGGGCTGGCTGCTGGGCACCCAGTCGCACCTGGACTTCCTGCCGGAAAGCCACACTGACTTCATCATTGCGGTGCTGGGCGAAGAGTTTGGCCTGGTGGGCATCTGCGCACTGTTGCTGATCTATCTGTTGCTGATCGGTCGTGGCCTGGTGATTACCGCCCAGGCGCAGACGCTGTTCGGCAAATTGCTGGCCGGTGCGCTGACCATGACGTTTTTTGTTTACGTTTTCGTCAACATCGGTATGGTCAGTGGCCTGTTGCCGGTGGTGGGGGTGCCGTTGCCGTTCATTAGCTACGGCGGAACTTCGCTGGTGACGCTGCTGTCAGCGTTTGGGGTTTTGATGTCGATCCATACCCATCGCAAGTGGATCGCACAGGTTTGA
- the rlmH gene encoding 23S rRNA (pseudouridine(1915)-N(3))-methyltransferase RlmH, whose translation MRLRLIAVGSRMPKWVEEGWHEYAKRLPSELALELVEIPLNTRGKNADVARFIRQEGEAMLAKVGQNERIVTLEVHGKPWSTEQLAVELDRWRLDSRTVNFMVGGPEGLAPEVCARADQRWSLSPLTLPHPLVRILIGEQLYRAWTVLSGHPYHK comes from the coding sequence GTGCGACTGCGACTGATCGCCGTCGGTTCACGCATGCCCAAGTGGGTGGAAGAAGGCTGGCATGAATATGCCAAGCGTCTTCCGTCCGAACTGGCGCTGGAACTGGTGGAAATTCCGCTCAATACCCGTGGCAAGAACGCCGACGTGGCCCGCTTCATCCGTCAGGAAGGCGAAGCCATGCTGGCCAAGGTCGGGCAGAACGAGCGGATCGTCACCCTCGAAGTTCATGGCAAGCCCTGGAGCACCGAGCAGCTGGCGGTCGAACTCGATCGCTGGCGCCTGGACTCGCGCACGGTCAACTTCATGGTCGGAGGCCCGGAAGGGTTGGCGCCGGAAGTCTGTGCCCGCGCGGATCAGCGCTGGTCGTTATCGCCGCTGACGCTGCCGCACCCGCTGGTGCGCATCCTCATCGGCGAGCAGTTGTATCGTGCCTGGACCGTGCTGTCCGGCCACCCTTACCACAAGTAA
- the mrdA gene encoding penicillin-binding protein 2 codes for MSQPIRIKDHEKDARLVRARVVFGAIAVVALICVLIARLYYLQVIQYEYHSTLSENNRVHVQPIPPTRGLIFDRNGVVVADNRPSFSLSMTRERSGDWQQVLDVIVEVLELTPEDRVIFEKRMRQGRRPFEPVPILFELTEEQIARIAVNQFRLPGVEVVAQLVRHYPQGAHFAHSVGYMGRINEKELKTLDPVNYSGTHHIGKTGIERFYEAELHGQVGYEEVETNARGRVLRVLKRTDPIPGKDIVLSLDIKLQEAAEAALGGRRGAVVALDPKTGEVLAMVSQPSFDPNLFVTGISFKAYAELRDSIDRPLFNRVLRGLYPPGSTIKPAVAIAGLDAGVVTASSRVFDPGYYMLPNYDHKYRNWNRTGDGFVDLDTAIMRSNDTYFYDLAHKLGIDRLSAYMNKFGIGQKVSLDMFEESPGLMPSREWKRATRRQAWFPGETLILGIGQGYMQSTPLQLAQATALVANKGVWNRPHLAKSLEGVKPVDENPMPDIILRDPSDWTKVNHGMQQVMHGARGTARKAAIGAQYRIAGKSGTAQVVAIKQGEKYDRSKVQERHRDHALFVGFAPADDPKIVVSVMVENGESGSGVAAPVVRQVMDAWLLDQDGRLKAEYASPISAEATARDE; via the coding sequence ATGTCTCAGCCGATCCGCATCAAGGACCACGAAAAAGACGCCCGTCTGGTGCGTGCTCGCGTCGTGTTCGGCGCAATTGCGGTGGTGGCGCTGATCTGCGTGCTGATTGCGCGCCTGTATTACCTGCAGGTGATTCAGTACGAGTACCACTCGACCCTGTCGGAAAACAACCGGGTGCATGTCCAGCCGATCCCGCCGACCCGTGGCCTGATTTTCGACCGCAACGGCGTGGTGGTGGCGGACAACCGTCCGAGCTTCAGCCTGAGCATGACCCGCGAGCGTTCCGGCGACTGGCAGCAAGTGCTCGACGTGATCGTCGAGGTGCTGGAGCTGACACCGGAAGATCGGGTGATTTTCGAGAAGCGCATGCGCCAGGGCCGTCGGCCGTTCGAGCCGGTGCCGATCCTGTTCGAGCTGACCGAAGAGCAGATCGCCCGGATCGCGGTGAATCAGTTCCGCCTGCCGGGCGTCGAGGTAGTCGCGCAACTGGTGCGTCACTATCCGCAGGGTGCGCATTTCGCGCACTCGGTGGGTTACATGGGGCGGATCAACGAGAAAGAGCTGAAGACCCTCGACCCGGTCAACTACAGCGGCACCCACCACATCGGCAAGACCGGCATCGAACGCTTCTATGAAGCCGAGCTGCACGGTCAGGTGGGTTACGAAGAGGTCGAGACCAACGCCCGTGGCCGCGTCCTGCGCGTGCTCAAGCGTACCGATCCGATACCGGGCAAGGACATTGTCCTGAGCCTCGACATCAAGTTGCAGGAGGCCGCCGAGGCCGCGCTGGGCGGTCGACGTGGCGCGGTGGTGGCGCTCGATCCGAAAACCGGCGAAGTGCTGGCGATGGTCAGTCAGCCGAGCTTCGACCCGAATCTGTTCGTCACCGGCATCAGCTTCAAGGCTTATGCCGAGCTGCGCGACTCGATCGACCGGCCGCTGTTCAACCGCGTACTGCGCGGCCTGTACCCGCCGGGTTCGACGATCAAGCCGGCGGTGGCGATTGCCGGTCTCGATGCAGGCGTGGTGACGGCGTCAAGCCGGGTCTTCGACCCCGGGTACTACATGCTGCCCAACTACGATCACAAGTACCGCAACTGGAACCGCACCGGGGACGGCTTCGTCGACCTCGACACGGCGATCATGCGGTCCAACGACACCTACTTCTATGATTTGGCACACAAGCTGGGCATCGACCGGTTGTCGGCCTACATGAACAAGTTCGGCATCGGCCAGAAGGTCTCGCTGGACATGTTCGAAGAATCCCCCGGCCTGATGCCGTCCCGCGAGTGGAAACGCGCGACCCGGCGCCAGGCGTGGTTCCCCGGCGAAACCCTGATTCTCGGGATCGGCCAGGGCTATATGCAATCGACCCCGCTGCAACTGGCCCAGGCCACTGCGCTGGTAGCCAACAAAGGTGTGTGGAACCGCCCGCACCTGGCCAAATCCCTCGAAGGCGTGAAGCCGGTGGATGAGAATCCGATGCCGGATATCATCCTGCGCGATCCGTCGGACTGGACCAAGGTCAACCATGGCATGCAACAGGTGATGCACGGTGCACGGGGTACGGCGCGTAAAGCGGCCATCGGCGCGCAATACCGGATCGCCGGCAAGTCCGGTACGGCGCAGGTCGTGGCGATCAAACAAGGTGAAAAGTACGACCGCTCCAAGGTCCAGGAACGCCACCGCGACCACGCCCTGTTTGTCGGCTTCGCGCCGGCGGATGACCCGAAAATCGTGGTGTCGGTGATGGTCGAGAACGGTGAGTCCGGTTCCGGTGTCGCAGCACCGGTGGTGCGCCAGGTCATGGATGCCTGGCTGCTGGATCAGGACGGACGGTTGAAGGCCGAATACGCCAGCCCTATCAGTGCGGAGGCTACGGCCCGTGATGAATAA
- the rsfS gene encoding ribosome silencing factor, with protein MTDKDQTKVKRKGTFKSAPLPEPVNSNEPLKGDELVKVAVAALEDVKAQDIQIIDVRDKQSITDYMIIATGTSNRQINAMLDKVREEVKKNGAKPLGEEGKGDSDWVLLDLDLVIVHMMTASARQFYDLERLWAGAEQSRAADAKHHSPENTHEHFTKLNKDQL; from the coding sequence ATGACTGACAAAGACCAAACCAAAGTAAAGCGCAAAGGCACATTCAAGAGCGCTCCGCTGCCAGAGCCGGTCAACTCCAACGAGCCGCTCAAGGGCGACGAACTGGTCAAGGTGGCCGTTGCAGCCCTGGAAGACGTCAAGGCCCAGGACATCCAGATCATTGATGTGCGCGACAAGCAGAGCATCACCGACTACATGATCATCGCCACCGGTACTTCCAACCGCCAGATCAACGCGATGCTGGACAAGGTTCGCGAAGAGGTCAAAAAGAACGGCGCCAAGCCGCTGGGCGAAGAAGGCAAGGGCGACAGCGACTGGGTGCTGCTGGACCTGGACCTGGTGATCGTGCACATGATGACTGCCTCGGCGCGTCAGTTCTACGACCTGGAGCGCCTGTGGGCCGGTGCCGAGCAAAGCCGTGCGGCGGACGCCAAGCACCACAGCCCGGAAAACACCCACGAGCATTTCACCAAGCTCAACAAAGACCAGCTGTAA